The Acanthochromis polyacanthus isolate Apoly-LR-REF ecotype Palm Island chromosome 5, KAUST_Apoly_ChrSc, whole genome shotgun sequence genome includes a window with the following:
- the fblim1 gene encoding filamin-binding LIM protein 1 isoform X1 produces the protein MASAASPKRMVSSVFITLASPYRATVTQQQPALQAHSASARDKQHTALRVSPGDSKPAVRHTREEGSPSESYSSGNSKDQTLSEASARTSDPQSLKTAKPVPSRAQQQEQQDQSSVPEFFPPPPPPPPPDVLPSYLTSSLSEESALPPPPPVQTPLSHPLTSGQQPVYNRQLETSTPSSGLNQDEQSNGIHKNSQDTSRESRDVCGFCRKPVALSEPAIEALNRTYHDGCFQCRSCHIPLAGKQYYNKAGIPLCEDCYQASLELCWACGEVITDHVIRALERAYHLPCFTCTTCKQQIGEQAFAQGEVGEVYCLQDYYRKYAPQCSACNRLIIPKEDGTDSYTVECLGRSYHENCYRCEVCVIQLSPEPNEHGCYPLDGKMLCKSCHLNLVSGQH, from the exons ATGGCATCAGCAGCTTCACCAAAAAGGATGGTGTCCTCTGTCTTCATCACTCTGGCGTCTCCTTACCGAGCCACAGTAACACAGCAGCAGCCCGCCCTCCAGGCTCACAGTGCCTCGGCCAGAGACAAGCAGCACACCGCTCTGAGAGTCAGTCCAGGTGACAGCAAACCTGCCGTCAGACATACAAGAGAGGAGGGATCGCCATCTGAGTCTTACAGCAGCGGGAACAGTAAAGATCAGACTCTTTCAGAGGCCTCAGCCAGAACTTCAGACCCTCAGAGCCTCAAAACTGCCAAACCTGTACCCAGCAGAGCACAGCAGCAAGAACAACAAGACCAGAGCAGTGTTCCAG agttctttcctcctcctcctcctcctcctcctcctgacgTCCTGCCTTCATATCTGACGTCGTCACTCTCTGAAGAATCAGCActtccaccacctcctcctgtcCAGACACCTCTTTCCCATCCCCTGACTTCAGGCCAGCAGCCAGTTTACAACAGACAG CTGGAAACAAGCACACCATCTAGTGGGTTAAACCAAGATGAACAATCGAATGGGATCCACAAAAACAGTCAAGACACCAGCAGGGAGAGCAGAG ACGTGTGTGGCTTCTGTCGGAAGCCCGTGGCTCTTTCTGAACCTGCGATCGAGGCCTTAAACAGGACTTATCATGACGGTTGCTTCCAGTGCAGATCCTGTCACATTCCCCTGGCTGGTAAACAGTATTACAACAAGGCAGGCATCCCGCTCTGTGAGGATTGTTACCAG gccaGTTTGGAGCTTTGCTGGGCATGTGGGGAGGTCATCACAGATCACGTGATCCGTGCACTAGAGCGAGCGTACCACCTCCCTTGTTTCACCTGCACAACATGTAAACAGCAAATCGGAGAGCAAGCTTTTGCTCAGGGAGAAGTTGGGGAAGTGTACTGCCTTCAGGACTATTACAG GAAATATGCTCCACAGTGTAGTGCATGTAACCGGCTAATCATTCCAAAGGAAGATGGTACTGACAGCTATACTGTTGAATGTCTGGGACGTTCCTACCATGAGAACTGCTACAGATGTGAG GTCTGTGTCATCCAGCTCTCTCCTGAACCAAACGAGCACGGCTGCTATCCTTTAGATGGGAAGATGCTGTGCAAATCCTGTCACCTGAACCTGGTTTCTGGCCAACACTAA
- the fblim1 gene encoding filamin-binding LIM protein 1 isoform X2, with amino-acid sequence MASAASPKRMVSSVFITLASPYRATVTQQQPALQAHSASARDKQHTALRVSPGDSKPAVRHTREEGSPSESYSSGNSKDQTLSEASARTSDPQSLKTAKPVPSRAQQQEQQDQSSVPESALPPPPPVQTPLSHPLTSGQQPVYNRQLETSTPSSGLNQDEQSNGIHKNSQDTSRESRDVCGFCRKPVALSEPAIEALNRTYHDGCFQCRSCHIPLAGKQYYNKAGIPLCEDCYQASLELCWACGEVITDHVIRALERAYHLPCFTCTTCKQQIGEQAFAQGEVGEVYCLQDYYRKYAPQCSACNRLIIPKEDGTDSYTVECLGRSYHENCYRCEVCVIQLSPEPNEHGCYPLDGKMLCKSCHLNLVSGQH; translated from the exons ATGGCATCAGCAGCTTCACCAAAAAGGATGGTGTCCTCTGTCTTCATCACTCTGGCGTCTCCTTACCGAGCCACAGTAACACAGCAGCAGCCCGCCCTCCAGGCTCACAGTGCCTCGGCCAGAGACAAGCAGCACACCGCTCTGAGAGTCAGTCCAGGTGACAGCAAACCTGCCGTCAGACATACAAGAGAGGAGGGATCGCCATCTGAGTCTTACAGCAGCGGGAACAGTAAAGATCAGACTCTTTCAGAGGCCTCAGCCAGAACTTCAGACCCTCAGAGCCTCAAAACTGCCAAACCTGTACCCAGCAGAGCACAGCAGCAAGAACAACAAGACCAGAGCAGTGTTCCAG AATCAGCActtccaccacctcctcctgtcCAGACACCTCTTTCCCATCCCCTGACTTCAGGCCAGCAGCCAGTTTACAACAGACAG CTGGAAACAAGCACACCATCTAGTGGGTTAAACCAAGATGAACAATCGAATGGGATCCACAAAAACAGTCAAGACACCAGCAGGGAGAGCAGAG ACGTGTGTGGCTTCTGTCGGAAGCCCGTGGCTCTTTCTGAACCTGCGATCGAGGCCTTAAACAGGACTTATCATGACGGTTGCTTCCAGTGCAGATCCTGTCACATTCCCCTGGCTGGTAAACAGTATTACAACAAGGCAGGCATCCCGCTCTGTGAGGATTGTTACCAG gccaGTTTGGAGCTTTGCTGGGCATGTGGGGAGGTCATCACAGATCACGTGATCCGTGCACTAGAGCGAGCGTACCACCTCCCTTGTTTCACCTGCACAACATGTAAACAGCAAATCGGAGAGCAAGCTTTTGCTCAGGGAGAAGTTGGGGAAGTGTACTGCCTTCAGGACTATTACAG GAAATATGCTCCACAGTGTAGTGCATGTAACCGGCTAATCATTCCAAAGGAAGATGGTACTGACAGCTATACTGTTGAATGTCTGGGACGTTCCTACCATGAGAACTGCTACAGATGTGAG GTCTGTGTCATCCAGCTCTCTCCTGAACCAAACGAGCACGGCTGCTATCCTTTAGATGGGAAGATGCTGTGCAAATCCTGTCACCTGAACCTGGTTTCTGGCCAACACTAA